The genomic segment CACCCCGATATACGTTTTCTTGCAGCGGTCAAGGTTAACTGTTACTTGAAAAGTCCTCCCCAGAGCCCAAGTGATACATTAAAGGTCTCGGCCTGCTCCAGCTCCAGGCCGGCCCGGATGGGAGCTGCTGTCACTGTCCCGCTTTGCATtggccaggagggcagggaggatcACCACCCTCCGTGCTCCCTTGACACTCCCAGCCACTCACCCACACTCCTGTCGAGCCAGCCggtggaagagggagggaggcaaagccATTCGCTCAGCATGGGCAGCATGGCAGGCAGCAGGGAAGCCTGTGGCCGCTCAGGAGAGCGAGAGGAAGACGATGCCGATGCCTTCAGGAGGCTGGACGCTCTGTCGCCGAGACACACCAGTCTCTTCGGTGGGGAACGGACTCGGAAACCCGCTGCTGTTTGGCATTTCTGTGCTCTGGGTCTGGGATCTGGAAGGCCAAAAGGGAACTACCTTTTCCGTCCCTCAGCCCCACTGACACTGCTTTTCTCAATACTCAGTTGGCATCTCCCAGTCATTTCTCTCAGCTCTTGCTTCTCATATTCTGCTGGATGAGAACGTCCAACCCAATCTTTAAGGTGTTGCCTAAGAACGTGGACCCAGCATGgccctgagcttggagcctgggGTCTGGCTGAGGTGGTCCCACATTCGCAGCATTCCCAGTGGGGAAGGCTGAAGGAGGAGATGCAGTCGGTTGCCTCAGGGGGAAGTCGTAGACGCAGAGGCCacgttcttcttttcttccttctcttactgAGGAGGATCTTCCATCAGGGATGTTCAGCAAAGCTCAGGCTCCCATATTCGTGCTGGGCTCATTCCCAGCTGGGTGAGAAGAGAGGCCCTGAGAAGGAGTTTCCAAATGGCGCTACCCAGCAACCTCCCTTCTGGGTAGATACCACTGAACCAGGAGCAGGGACTCGGAGACGTGTGCTCTAAGGTTCACGGCAGCACCGTTCACCATAGtgaaaggtggaaacaacctagCTGCTCACAGATGTACATGAAGAAACGAACCGTGCTCTGTATCTGCAACGGAGTACTCctcagccttcaaaaggaagggaattctgacgcGGGCTGCAACACGGATGAACGCAGAAACATTctgctgagtgaagtaagccaggcacagaaaagcaaatacaattacagtttgggatgatgaaaacgCGCTTGAGATGCACAGCGCAGATGACCGCACAACACGGTGAACGGCCTGAGCGCCACTGAGTGGCCCGCTTCAAAATGAGTTCGATGGCAAattgtatattgtattttataataataataataataataataataataagcttttaaaaagcaagacaaaacGTGAGCCCGCGGTCTCCGGGGCACACTCCAagtcttcccctctcccacccacaccCCTCTTGGCTCTAACCCAGGCTCCCTCTGCTTTGCCTCCTTGACTTGGTGCTTCTaggccggggcggggcgcggTGGGGGGCGGTCCGCGGAGTCCGCGGTCTCTGAGGCTGCTCCAGGTGGGGAAAACGGGAAAAGCGTCACCAGAAACAGCATCCTGGGCAGGAGAGAGTTCAGCAGGGCCTGGGGATCCTTACCCTCCAGCGCAGCGTCCgcggcagggcagggagggagctcaAGGGAGTCGACACACCCGACGTCCTGTTCCCACTGGCCGGGCCGGAGGCGGCGGTGCGGGCCATCTGTGAGGCGGTGGCCTTCTGGGCACCTGGACCGCACGCGGTGCTGCTGGTGACGCAGCTGGGCTGCTTCACCAAGGAGGACTGGCGGGTCGTGCGGCGCCTGCAGCAGGAGGCCTTCGGGGTGGGCGTCCTGGCGCACTCGGTGCTGGTGTTCACGCGCGTGGCGGCCCTGGAGTGCGGCTCGCTGGAGGAGAACGTGCGGACAACCAGCACCTGCCCCAGCTGGACGCGGTGTGCGCGAGGCGCAGCTGCGGGAGCTGCTGCAGGTGGTCGATGGCGTCCTGTGGGAACACGAGGGCCACCCCTACAGCCCCCGGGCCTACCGGTACTCCCAGCAGCGCAGCCTGCTTGGGGCTGCGCGGGACACGCAGATTCACCCAGGGCAGGGTTCCGAGGGGGCgccccccacccaggagcccctgctggAGGGACTGTGCCAATTGCAGAAGGAATTCGAGAAGGTTCATAgacatctgctcagcagggagcccatttgAGGTCAAGCAGGACCGCGGGCTCCTGGAGCCTGCTGCCAGCGTGTCCCTTGCTCTCTCCATCCCCAGGGGCGTCACTGCCCATGCCAGGCTCCTGGGGGGTGTCTGATGTGCGGAGAGGCGGATGCATTCCCCAATTCCCCATTCACACCCTGAGGCCCTCAGCATCCCTTCCAGTTCGCCTGCAAAGGAAGAAGTTGAAGGACTTAAACGCTGCAGGGAGTAGCCTGCCTGGCTGAGGGGGAAACCTCTGCAACACAAGGGTGTCTTTTTGGAGGGCTCCTCCTACGGACAGGGTCCCTGAAAAGCCACCTGGGACTGGTGAAGAGGACAGGATGGGGGTCTGGCCTGGCCGTCTGAGTGCGTAAGGACATGGATGTGcctcaggtgcccctcagcttcTTTGAGGTTCTAGGTGCTTCTGGGGACTCTGACCAACTGATGGAAACAGAAGAGGAGCAGATGGGGGCAAAATGCCTTCCAATATACtacttgtttcctttctctgagccATGTGACAGTGGGTCTCTAGCTACCTTCTTCTGGGAGCGGTGAgaaatggaggtgggggagacaGTCCTGGAGGACAATCAGAAAACAGAGGACACAGTCTCAGGTTTGTCTGGACGCTTGTCCTCTGGTTGGAGATCCTCTAAATCAGATGCCCATGGACAACAGTCTCCCAGTGTGGAGACCATGACATTCATCTTTCCCAGACTcaatggactctttttttttttaagattttatttagttttttttttaaattttttaatttttttttaagaatttatttatttagttgacagagagatcacaagtagtcagagaggcaggcagagagagagaggaagggaagcaggctctctgccgagcagagagcccgacgcgggactcgattccaggaccctgagaccatgacctgagccgaaggcagaggcttaacccactgagccacccaggtgcccctcaatggaCTCTTAAGAAAGCTTGAGCATTTCTTTTGCTAGGAGATTCAGAAAGTGTCTCAAGGCATGACAGAGACTTATTTTGAGTGTGTATTTAACATAGTCCTtgtgggggtcctgggtggctcagttggttaggcagctgccttcagctcagatcatgatcccagagtcctgggatcaagtccctgggtcaggctccgtgctcagcagggagtccacttctccctctccctcagtccctccccaccacttgtgttctctctctctcaaataaataaataaataaataaataaataaataaataaatgaaatctctagtcagaaaaataaaagtggtgtGTCATGTGATGTACTAAATTGCACAGTGTTTTGTGTAGCTGTGGTAAACACATGaccaagatatagaagcagaAGTCCTGCAGGGAATcctgctttgttttgcttttgtaataCAAGTAATGTCCTGTCTtcaactttgtttctttcttctttccatctgTAAGTCATACATGAGGCTGAAGGTGAAGCAGTCGTCTTGCTACAGAAGTTACTTGCAGAGGATAGTGGAGAAGGTAAGGAGACAAAAATCAAGTTTTCAGGTTCTTTGGAGAGTTACATCACCACTGTTGTATCAAATTTTGAACCCTTTGTTTGCTAAGCCACTTTGGTGAAGTTTCTCTGACACACAGCCAAACACACTCCAGCTGATATTCTAGGACTGAATGAAAGTCACTTCCAGACCAGCCATAGAGAATTTTGACCAGCGGGAGCTGAGGTGTGGTGAAGACTTCCAAGGGACACCCCAAAGGGCACTGCCTCAACTGAGAAGTTAACTCTGGGTTGCACCAGCTGGTGGACTCCTTGTTGGTACCAACAGGATGTCAATGACCTGAGGAATGGGGATCATCATCCAACAAGTAGAGGAGACAGGCTGAGGACTGGGATCCCATCTTTCTCAACAAACTCCAATGTCACATAGGCATACAACCCCACTGAAGGAGAGGAACATGGTGGCTTGGGGGGATAGCTATTGAAGTCACCTACATAGAGAGACTTAACACTGTCTAAAGGGTCTCTTTAACAGATCAGATTGGACTGCTTTAAACAAGATTAAGCATTTAGTTATAGTTTTTCCCTAGAAGTAATGAATAGGTGCTAGGAAGGActagaagaattaaaattaaaatttttatattgtctCTTTACATTAAATGTAGTCTAGGTTTAATTTCTCTATGTAGGCTGTTTCCAGTGCAATCCACACTACTCCACAAGAACCAACTGACCTAAAGTCTTAGAGGACTTATTTCCAACATCTTACTCCAAACCTCTTTCCTATGAAAGCAACTATTAACTCAAggggaattaaaaatagaagtaaaatttcCCTATCTCATGTCCCTTCTCACAAATCTATATCAGAGATATAATGCTTAAGAAAATGTGCACACTGGGGCTCTTGAGTGcaacagttggttaagcaatcaactcttaattttgactcaggtcatgatctcaaggtcgggagattgagccctgcgtcaggctccatgctcagtggggagtctacttctccctctacctgtgccctccaccccacatgagctctctctctgaaacaaacaaacaaacaaacaaacaaatatctcttttttttaaagagggaaagaaaatgcacTGCACCTGAGActttcttcaataaaaataatggaaatgaatCAATTCAGTTCCAATCAATTCAGTTCCCCCCtcaagagaaaactggaaaagtacAGTGAAGTAAAAAACCAAAGGAAAGCTCAATATGGAAATCATAAGAATAGAAACAAGAGTTGGTGTAGTAGAGAATACAAAACActagacttggggcacctgggtggctcagtggattgggccactgcctttggctcaggtcgtggtctcagggtcctgggattgagccctgcatcaggctctctgctcagtggggagccttcttccccctctctctctctgcctccttgtgatctctctctctgtcaaataaataaataaaatctttaaaaaaacactagaCTTAGTTAACACATTAAAATTCTTGTTTGttggaaaaaattaaactaatttttcaagggaaaaaaagggaaaggggcacaaataaaattttcaaaatgataagAGGGCAATGACCCCTGAATTAGAGGAAATTTTTACATTTGAAGACCTCTTTGCAGGTAAAGATTAAATGGATAATTTCCTAGAGAAGTACCATTACCAAATCTGTCTCCACCAGAGAGGTAAACTAGAAATAGACCAGTTTACATGGAAAAGAGAGATAAAGCCATTCAGGAACCATGGTGAAAAGTAAGCACAAGGGCCAGATGGTTTTGCATGGAAATCCTTCCAACCCTTCAAAGTCCAGATAGTCCCAGTGCTCTGTAAAATGTTCCAGAATATTGGAAATGAAGGAAAGTTTCcctaattgcttttttaaaagaagtacaGCATCAATATCTAAGCTTAAGAAACACTGTACAAAAGGATTAAACTATAAACCAGTATCTCTCATGAGTATCAATACAAAAATacgaaagaaaatattaacagatattaatattaacagatattaattaagaaaatattaagaaatattaaattaaatattaaataattatatattaattaatatataattaaatattaaataattatatattaattaatatataattaaatattaaataattatatattaatta from the Lutra lutra chromosome 11, mLutLut1.2, whole genome shotgun sequence genome contains:
- the GIMAP6 gene encoding LOW QUALITY PROTEIN: GTPase IMAP family member 6 (The sequence of the model RefSeq protein was modified relative to this genomic sequence to represent the inferred CDS: inserted 2 bases in 1 codon) translates to MDMFLRTIPKEHCVRILDETFYPRKRIYAFWAFVLGKDVLTVSVTKGSPGPEALKPTDPVQVLGWIPWLCPLRAIASRWGKREKRHQKQHPGQERVQQGLGILTLQRSVRGRAGRELKGVDTPDVLFPLAGPEAAVRAICEAVAFWAPGPHAVLLVTQLGCFTKEDWRVVRRLQQEAFGVGVLAHSVLVFTRVAALECGSLEENVRTTSTCPSWTRCXREAQLRELLQVVDGVLWEHEGHPYSPRAYRYSQQRSLLGAARDTQIHPGQGSEGAPPTQEPLLEGLCQLQKEFEKVHRHLLSREPI